The Acidimicrobiales bacterium sequence GGGCCATGGCCAGGTCCGCGCCGTCCAGGCCGGCCCGGAGGTGGAGTTCGATCAGCTCCTGGTCGCCGGGCTGGAGCCCGGCCGCCGCGTCCCACAGCAGCGCGGCAGGCGATGCGTTGGCCCGGCCTGCGATCGGGCCCCAGTCGCGGCGACGGTCGTGACCACCGCGCGCCCGGGCGAGGTCGACCACGGTCGTGCGGGCGATCGCGAAGAGCCACGGCCGGACCAGTGACGGGTCGGCCAGACGCGGCAGGCGGCGGTGGGCGCGCACGAACGTCTCCTCCAGCGCGTCGGCGGCGTCGGCGTCGTCGCGCAGGCGGCCGTAGCAGAACGTGTGGATGGCGTCCGCGTACCGGTCGTAGAGCGCGGCGAAGGACGCGGCGGGCTCGCCGGACGCGTCGTCGAGCGCGGCGATGACGAGTTGGGCGTCGGTTGGCACGTTGTCGACACCCCCTCTCCTCTCTCGTGGTGGCCGCGATCGGCCGCTCCGTCCGCCACCCAACGTGGGATGCAACCACGGACGGTGGTCGACTCCATGGTGCCCGGTTTCACCCTGCGTTGTAAACGCCGGGGCGGAATCGGCACGGTTTCCCACCGGCGACCGGGTCGGCGACACTGGGAGCGTGCTTGCTCTGCGACCCAACTGCGAATGGTGCGACCGCGACCTGCCTCCGGACTCGCCGGCGGCCCGCATCTGCACGTTCGAGTGCACCTGGTGCGCCGACTGCATCGACGGGCCCGACTCCGAGCACCGGGGCGTGTGCCCGAACTGTGGGGGCAATGTCGTACCCCGGCCGATACGCCCGGCCGCCTTGCTGGAGTCCGCGCCCGCCTCGACCGAGCGGGTGATCAACCCCGTCGGCCCGGCCGCGCGGGGCTGAACGGGAACATGGCGGACATCCCGGCGGGCATCGTCACGTTCCTCTTCACGGATGTCGAGGGTTCGACGCGCCTCTGGGCGGCCGACGCCGAGGCCACGGCCGCCAGCCTCGAGCAGCACGACGCCATCGTGCGCGAAGCGATCACCAGCCGGGGCGGCCATGTCTTCGGCTGGGCCGGTGACCACTTCCGTGGTGCGTTCGAGGATCCGAAGGCGGCCGTCGGCGCCGCGATGGCCGTGCAGCGTGCGCTCCAGGAGACGGACTGGGGATCGGGGCCACCCCTGCGGGTCCGCATGGGTCTGCATCGCGGGCGTGCGACCCAACGCGACGGGGACTACTTCGGCCCCGTCCCCAACACCGCGGCGCGTCTCGAAGCCGCCGCGTCGGGCGGACAGATCCTGCTGTCGCAGGCGGTCGCATCGGTGGTCGACGTCGAGGTCCTCGCGCT is a genomic window containing:
- a CDS encoding DUF1272 domain-containing protein, which gives rise to MLALRPNCEWCDRDLPPDSPAARICTFECTWCADCIDGPDSEHRGVCPNCGGNVVPRPIRPAALLESAPASTERVINPVGPAARG